The nucleotide window CCGCGCGCAATATCGGCCTCGAGGTCAAGGGCGCGCGCGTGGCGGTGCAGGGCTTCGGCAATGTCGGCGCGGTGGCCGCCAAGCTGTTCCATGAGGCCGGCGCCAAGGTAGTGGCGGTGCAGGACCACCGCACCACGCTGTTCGACCCGGCCGGCCTGGACGTGCCGGCGATGATGGAATATGCCTCGCACAGCGGCACCATCGACGGCTTCCGCGGCGAAGTCCTGCGTACCGAGCAGTTCTGGGAAGTCGACTGCGACATCCTGATCCCGGCCGCGCTGGAAGGCCAGATTACCGTCGACAACGCGCCGAAGATCACGGCAAAGCTGGTGATCGAGGGCGCCAACGGCCCGACCACGCCGCAGGCCGATGACATCCTGCGCGAGCGCAATATCCTGGTCTGCCCGGACGTGATCGCCAACGCCGGCGGCGTGACCGTGTCCTACTTCGAATGGGTGCAGGATTTCTCGAGCTTCTTCTGGACCGAGGAAGAGATCAACCAGCGCCTGGTACGGATCATGCAAGAAGCCTTCCGGGCAATCTGGCAGGTGGCACAGGAAAACAAGGTGACGCTGCGCACGGCGGCGTTTATCGTGGCCTGTACGCGGATCCTGCAGGCGCGCGAAATGCGCGGCCTGTACCCCTGAACGGGGCAGGCAGGGCCGGGGCGAGGCACTCGTATGGTGCGGTGCAATAATCGCCGCGGCCCCGTTTTCATGACCGTCAGACGCGGTCTCCGGCAAGCGCCGGAGACCGCGTTGTCGTATCCGGACGCGCTGCGCACGGATTGCCCCGAAGTGGGGTTCTAGGAGAAAACCCAGTTGTATTGCGGCGGATGCTGCGCAATACTGTTTCACCAGTGGGGGTTTTATTCTTAGAATCCCGCTTTCTCTTCATGGTCAAGGAGATGTTATGAATTTCGCCAAGTTGGCTGCCCTGATGATTGCCGGGGGTGTTATGTGCGGGACGGCACAGGCAGCCGAACAACTGACGGGCACGCTGAAGAAGATCAAGGACACCGGCGTCATCACGCTCGGCGTGCGCGAGTCGTCGATTCCGTTCAACTACAACCTGGGCGGCGTGCGCCAGGTCGGCTATTCCTACGATATCAACATGAAGATCGTGGAAGCCATCAAGGACCAGCTGAAGCTGCCCAACCTGCAGGTCAAGGAAATCCCGATCACCTCGCAGAACCGCATCACGCTGCTGCAGAACGGCACCATCGACATCGAGTGCGGTTCCACCACCAACAACCTGGAACGCCAGAAGCAGGTCGCGTTCACCAACTCCATCTTCATCATCGGCACCCGCATCATGGTGAAGAAGGACGCCGGCATCAAGGACTGGGCCGACCTGAAGGGCAAGAATGTCGTCACCACCGCCGGCACCACGTCGGAGCGCCTGCTGCGCAAGATGAACGACGAGCAGAAGCTGGGCGTGAACATCATCAGCACCAAGGACCATGGCCAGTCGTTCCTGACGCTGGAATCGGGCCGCGCGGTCGCGTTCATGATGGATGACGCGCTGCTGTACGGCGAGCGCGCCAAGGCCAAGAACCCGGCCGACTGGATCGTGGTGGGCAAGCCGCAATCGCGCGAGTCCTACGGCTGCATGATCCGCAAGGACGACCCGCAGTTCAAGAAGCTGTCCGACACCGTGATCTCCGGCATGATGAAGGACGGCTCGATCAACACCCTGTACACCAAGTGGTTCATGCAACCGGTTCCGCCCAAGGGCCTGAACCTGGACTTCCCGCTGTCCGAAGACATGAAGGCGCTGATCAAGGCGCCTAACGACAAGGCGCTGGACTGACCTGCCGTTGACAGCATTGCGAAACGGAAGGCTCGTCCTTCCGTTTCTTTTTGAGGACGCAACATGAACTACAACTGGCATTGGGGAGTTTTCCTCGAACAGGCCGCCCAGAACGAGACCTACCTGGACTGGATGATCTCCGGCCTGAAGGTAACGCTCGCGCTGGGGCTTTCGTCCTGGGTCATTGCCCTGGTCATCGGCTCGGTGCTCGGCGTGCTGCGAACGGTGCCGAACAAATGGCTGGCGGGCATTGCCGCCACCTATGTCGAGATTTTCCGCAACATCCCGCTGCTGGTGCAGCTGTTCATCTGGTACTTCGTCGCGCCCGAGCTGCTGCCCGGCGGCGAGGCGATCAAGCAGATGAACCCGTTCGCGCAGCAGTTCCTGGCCGCCATGCTGTGCCTGGGCACGTTCACCGCCGCGCGGGTCTGCGAGCAGGTGCGCTCGGGCATCAACTCGCTCGCGCGCGGACAGAAGAACGCCGGCCTGGCGATGGGCTTCACGCTGCCGCAGACCTACCGCCACGTGCTGCTGCCGATGGCGTTCCGCGTGATCGTGCCGCCGCTGACCTCCGAATTCCTGAACATCTTCAAGAACTCGGCGGTGGCGTCGACCATCGGCCTGCTGGAACTGGCCGCGCAGGGGCGCCAGCTGGTGGACTACACCGCGCGTCCGTATGAATCGTTCATCGCGGTCACGCTGATGTACGCGCTGATCAACGTGACGGTGATGCTGATCATGCGCTGGGTGGAAGCCCGCACGCGCGTGCCCGGCTTTATCGGCGGCAAGTAAGGGGGCGCCATGGCTTATTCCTTCGATTTCACCTCGATCAACCCGAGCACGCTGCATGTGCTGGGCGAGGGCATGATGGTCTCGCTGAAGATCACCGTCACCGCGGTGGTGGTCGGCATCGTCTGGGGCACCATCCTCGCGATGATGCGGCTGTCGTCGTTCCGGCTGCTGAACTGGTTCGCGCAGGGCTACGTGACCGTATTCCGCTCCATCCCGCTGGTGATGGTGCTGCTGTGGTTCTTCCTGATCATCCCGCAGGTGTTGCAGGGCCTGTTCAACCTGTCGCCGGCGACCGACCTGCGCATGACCTCGGCGCTGGTGGCGTTCGCGCTGTTCGAGGCGGCGTACTACTCCGAGATCATCCGCGCCGGCATCCAGAGCGTGTCGCGCGGGCAGATGTTCGCCGCGCAGGCGCTGGGCATGACCTACGGGCAGTCGATGCGGCTGGTGATTCTGCCGCAGGCGTTCCGCAACATGGTGCCGCTGCTGCTGACCCAGGGCATCATCCTGTTCCAGGATACGTCGCTGGTGTACGTCAGCGCGCTGGCCGACTTCTTCGGCCAGGCCTACGGCATCGGCGAGCGCGACGGGCGCATCGTCGAGATGCTGCTGTTCGCCGGCCTGGTGTACTTCATCATTTGTTTCTCCGCTTCGCTGCTGGTCAAGCGTTACCAGAAAAAGGTGGCTGTATGATCGAAATCAATAACGTTTCCAAGTGGTATGGCTCCTTCCAGGTGCTGACCGATTGCACGACCAAGGTCGCCAAGGGTGAAGTGGTGGTGGTGTGCGGCCCGTCGGGCTCGGGCAAGTCCACGCTGATCAAGACCGTCAACGCGCTCGAGCCGTTCCAGAAGGGCGACATCCTGGTCGACGGCACCTCGGTGGGCAACCCCAAGACCAACCTGCCCAAGCTGCGTTCGCGCGTGGGCATGGTGTTCCAGAACTTCGAGCTGTTCCCGCACCTGTCGATCACCGAGAACCTGACCATCGCGCAAGTGAAGGTGCTGGGCCGCTCCAGGGATGAAGCGATGGCCAAGGGCCTGAAGTACCTGGATCGCGTCGGCCTGCGGAATCAGGCCGACAAATACCCCGGCCAGTTGTCGGGCGGCCAGCAGCAGCGCGTGGCGATTGCCCGCGCGCTGTCGATGGACCCGATCTGCATGCTGTTCGACGAACCCACTTCGGCGCTGGACCCGGAAATGGTCAACGAAGTGCTGGACGTGATGGTGCAGCTGGCGCACGAAGGCATGACCATGATGTGCGTGACCCACGAAATGGGCTTCGCGCGCAAGGTGGCCAACCGCGTGATCTTCATGGACCAGGGCAAGATCGTCGAAGACGCCGACAAGGAAGAGTTCTTCGGCAATATCGACGCCCGTTCGGAACGCGCGCGCCAGTTCCTGTCGAAGATCCTGCATCACTGAGCGGATCGCCGCCCCATGGAAAAGGGACGCCGAGGCGTCCCTTTTTCTTTGTGCCGCAAGCGCTCAGGTGCAGGCAGTATTGGCTGCGTTCTTGGCCTGGACCTCGGGCGGGATCGGCACCGTCAGCGTCATGGTCGGGCGCCCGTGCTCGAACATGATCAGTTCGCCCGGGGCGAACTGGGTCCAGGTCTCGTTGTCGGTCAGCGGCGCGGTGGCGATCACGGCGACGCGGTCGTCCGGCGTGGTCACCTGCGCGAAGTCGATCGACAGGTCGGCGTCGATCAGGTGCGCGGTCGAGAACGGCCATTGCCGCACGATGTAGTAGAGGCGGGTCGAGCAGTGCGCGAACAGCGCCTGCCCGTTGCACAGCAGGTAGTTGAACACGCCGTGCAGCGTGATTTCGCGGGTGATGTCGGCCAGCGCGTGGCCCAGCTCGTTCAGCGGCGGCTGCGAGCCCGGGAAGCGCTTGCGCAGGCCCTGCATCAACGTGCAGAAGGCCAGTTCGCTGTCGGTGTCGCCCACCGGCTGGTAGACGCCGGACAGGAACGGGGTGAAGCCGTGCAGGTCGCCGTTATGGGCAAAGATCCAGTGCCGGCCCCACAGCTCGCGCATGAAGGGGTGGCAGTTCTCCAGCAGCACGGTGCCTTGCGTGGCCTTGCGGATATGCGAGATGACGTTCTTGGACTTGATCGGGTAGCGCTTGATCAGGTCCGCCACCGGCGAGGTGCCGGCGGACTGGTTGTCGATGAACAGGCGGCAGGCCTTGTCCTCGAAGAAGGCGACACCGAAGCCGTCGGCGTGGTGGTCGGTCAGGCCGCCGCGCGCGGCAAAGCCGGTGAAGGAGAACGTCACGTCGGTCGGCGTGGCGCAGTTCATGCCTAGCAGCTGGCACATGTCGGGGCACCGGTCGGCAGCGGGCTGCCGCTTTGCAATAGAATGCAGGCATTATCCCGCGCGCCCGCGCCGCTGCCAAGCAAGCCGCGGGCGCCCCGGCGCCACCCTACCTGCTAGCAATCCCGAGAACGATGAGCCAATACAAGATTGCCGTGATTCCCGGAGACGGAATCGGCACGGAAGTCATGCCCGAGGGCATCCGCGTGATGGACGCCGCGGCGCGCCGCTTCGGCATCGACTTCCAGTGGGATCACTTCGATTTTTCCAGCTGCGACTACTACGCCCGCCACGGCAAGATGCTGCCGGACGACTGGTTCGACACGCTGGTCAAGTACGACGCCATCTATTTCGGCGCGGTCGGCTGGCCGGATGCGGTGCCTGACCATGTCTCGCTGTGGGGCTCGCTGCTGCAGTTCCGCCGGTCGTTCGACCAGTACGTGAACCTGCGCCCGGTGCGGCTGATGCCGGGCATCAAAAGCCCGCTGGCCGGCCGCCAGCCGGGTGACATCGATTTCTACGTGGTGCGCGAGAACACCGAGGGCGAGTACTCCAGCATCGGCGGGCGCATGTTCCCCGGCACCGAGCGCGAGATCGTGGTGCAGGAAACCGTGATGAGCCGCACCGGCGTCGACCGCATCCTGAAGTTCGCCTTCGAGCTGGCCCAGAAGCGCCCGAAGAAGCACCTGACCTCGGCCACCAAATCCAACGGCATCTCGATCACGATGCCGTACTGGGACGAGCGTGTCGAGGCGATGGCGGCGAACTACCCCGGCATCAAAGTCGACAAGTACCACATCGACATCCTGACCGCGCATTTCGTCCAGCATCCGGACTGGTTCGACGTGGTGGTCGCCAGCAACCTGTTCGGCGACATCCTGTCCGACCTGGGCCCGGCCTGCACCGGCACCATCGGCATCGCGCCGTCGGGCAATATCAATCCGGACCGGACCTTCCCCAGCCTGTTCGAGCCGGTGCACGGCTCGGCCCCGGACATCGCCGGGCGCGGCGTGGCCAACCCGATCGGGCAGATCTGGTGCGGCGCCATGATGCTCGAGCACCTCGGCCATGACGAGGCCGGCGCCGCCGTGCTGGGCGCGATCGAGCAGGTGCTGGCCGCCGGGCCCGAACACGCGCCGCTGACGCGCGACATCGGCGGCAAGGCCGGCACCGCGGAGCTGGGGCGCGCCATCGCGGAGGCGCTGTGAGCGCCGCGTTTGCGGGCGACGCCCGCGCATTGCTGCTGGAGACCTTCCACGCCGCCGTGGCCGCGGCCGATCCGCTGCGGATCGTCGCACAGCACCTGCCGCCGCCGTACGCCGGCGGCCGCACGCTGGTCGTTGGCGCGGGCAAGGCCGCGGCATCGATGGCCGCGGCGGTCGAGCGCGCCTACGCCGGCAAGGCGACGCTGGAAGGGCTGGTGGTCACGCGCTATGCGCACGGGCTGCCGACCGAACAGATCCGCGTGATCGAGGCAGGCCATCCGGTGCCCGACGAGTCGGGCGAGCAGGCCGCGGCGCAGATCCTGGCCGCGGTGCAGTCGCTGACGCCGCAGGACCGGCTGCTGGTGCTGGTCTCGGGCGGCGGCTCGAGCCTGTTGTCGCTGCCGGCCGAGGGCATCCCGATGGCCGACCTGAAGGCGACCACCCGCGAATTGCTGCGCTGTGGCGCGCCGATCACCGACATGAACATCGTGCGCAAGCACATCTCGCGCATCCAGGGCGGCCGGCTGGCGCAGTCGAGCCAGGCGCCGGTGACCACGCTGATCGTCTCGGACGTGGCCGGCGACGATCCCAGCGCGATCGCCTCGGGCCCGACCGTGGCCGACCCGAGCACGTTCGATGATGCGCTGCAGATCCTGCGCCGCTACGGCGCCCGGGTGCCGGCCAGCGTGCAGTCGCACCTGGAGCGCGGCGCGCGCGGCGAGGTGCCCGAGACCCCCAAGCCCGGCGATCCGTTGTTCGAACGTGTCGACAACCTGATGATCGCCACCGCCCACGGCAGCCTCGAAGCCGCCGCCGCGCTGTTCCGCCAGCGCGGCGTCACGCCGGTGGTGCTGGGTGACACGGTGACCGGCGAGGCGCGCGAGGTGGCGCGGGTCTATGCCGCGCTGGTGCGCGAGATTCGCGCGTACAATGCGCCGTTTGCCGCGCCCGTGGCGCTGATCTCCGGAGGTGAGTGCACGGTCACTTTGCCGGCCGGCGGCGGCGCGAGCAAGGCGCGTGGCGGGCGCTGCTCGGAGTTCCTGCTGTCGCTGGCGGTCGAACTGGCAGGCATGCCCGATGTGTACGCGATCGCCGCCGACACCGACGGCATCGACGGCTCGGAAGACAATGCCGGCGCGCTGGCCGACCCGACCACGCTGGCGCGCGCCGAGGCCGCCGGCATGCCCGGCCAGCACCAGCTGGACGCGCACGACGCGTGGGGCCTGTTCGATGCCATCGGCGACCTGGTCGTCACCGGCCCGACGCGCACCAACGTCAACGACTACCGCGCCATCCTGATTCTCTGATTCCGACGAACGCCGGCCGCCGCCCGCGGCCGGCCCCAAGCTAGCCATGACCCAGAAGCTCACCATCACCCGCCCGGACGACTGGCACCTGCACCTGCGCGACGGCGCGGCGCTGGCTGCCGTGCTGCCCGACACCGCCCGCCAGTTTGCCCGCGCCATCGTCATGCCCAACCTGAAGCCGCCGGTCACCACGGTGGCGCAGGCGCAGGCCTATCGCGCCCGCATCCTGGCGGCGCTGCCGGCCGGCATGCAGTTCGAGCCGCTGATGACGCTGTACCTGACCGACAACACCAGCGCCGAGGAAATCGCGGCGGCCAAGGCCAGCGGCTTCGTGCACGGCGTCAAGCTCTATCCGGCGGGCGCAACCACCAACAGCGACGCCGGCGTGACCGATATCCGCCGCTGCTACCCGGCGCTGGAAGCGATGCAGCGCGCCGGCCTGCCGCTGCTGGTGCACGGCGAAGTCACCGACCCGGCCATCGACATCTTCGACCGCGAGGCCGTCTTCATCGAGCAGGTGATGAGCCCGCTGCGCCGCGACATGCCCGAGCTGAAGGTGGTGTTCGAGCACATCACCACCAAGGATGCGGCGCAGTACGTGCGCGACGCCAGCGGCCCGGTCGGCGCCACCATCACCGCGCACCACCTGCTCTACAACCGCAACGCCATCTTCACGGGCGGCATCCGCCCGCACTACTACTGCCTGCCGGTGCTCAAGCGCGAAACCCACCGCGAGGCGTTGGTGGCGGCCGCCACCTCGGGCAGCGAGCGCTTCTTCCTGGGCACCGACAGCGCCCCGCACGCGCGCGGCCTGAAAGAGCACGCCTGCGGCTGCGCCGGCTGCTATACCGCGCTGCATGCGATGGAGCTGTACGCCGAGGCCTTCGACGCCGCCGGCGCGCTCGACAAGCTGGAAGCCTTTGCCAGCTTCAACGGCCCGGCCTTTTACGGCCTGCCGCGCAACACCGGCACGCTGACGCTGGAGCGCGAAGACTGGGAACTGCCGGCCGAACTGCCCTACGGCGACACCACGCTGGTGCCGCTGCGCGGCGGCGAGACGCTGCGCTGGAAGGCACGCTGAAGCCTTGCGCACGCAGCAGACGGCGGCCGGCGCGCAGTTCGCCGCCGCACTGGCCGGGATCGACTGGTCCCGGCCGTGGTTCCAGCCTTTTGCCGCACAAGGCGCCGCGCTGGCCGCGGCAGTGCAGGACGGAGCCGACCTTCGCAGCGCGCTCGACGCACATGCCGCGGCACTGGACTTGCGCAATGCGCGCGGCCTGCCGCTGCGCTTCGTCGCCCAGCACGCCTTGCCGCACGGCAGCGCCTACGAAGCCCATATCCACGCCACCGGCGAAGTTCCCACCCGCGACAATCTCCACGATTTCTTCAACGCGCTGATCTGGCTGCATTTCCCGCAGGCCAAGCGCGCGCTCAACCAGATCCAGGCCGCGGTCATCGCCCGCGAGGGCGTGCAGACCGCCCGCGGCGGCGTGCGCGATGCGGCCACGCTGTTCGATGAGAACGCCGTGCTGTTCCTCAGCACCGACGCTAGCCTGGCCGCGGCGCTCAGGGGGTTTGCCTGGAAGCCGCTGTTCGTCGACGCCCGGGCCGCATGGGGAACGGACTGCGCGGTGGTGCCGTTCGGCCACGCCTTGCTCGAAAAACTGGTGCAGCCGTACAAGTCGGTGACGGCGCATGCATGGCCACTGCCGCGCGTGCCCGGCGACCCCGCGCTCGACACGGTGCTTGCCGGATCACTGCAAGCCGCGGCCGATGCCGGCGCCTTGCGCGGCGGACGCAGCTTTGCGCCGCTGCCGGTGATGGGCATCCCGGGCTGGTGCGACGACAACGCGCACTCGGACTTTTATGCCGATGCCACCGTGTTCCGTCCCGGCCGGCGCCGCGACCCGGATGCCGGCTGAAGCCCCGGCATCGGCAAGCAATCGGTGTTAGACTGCGGGCCGCAAAGCAGGCCAGGCAACCGCTGCCTGCACCGCAAGGTGCAGGGGGAGGAAAGTCCGGACTCCACAGGGCAGGGTGTTGGCTAACAGCCATCCACGGCAACGTGCGGAATAGGGCCACAGAGACGAGTCTTGCCACCGGGTTCGCCCGGCGGCAAGGGTGAAACGCGGTAACCTCCACCTGGAGCAATCCCAAATAGGCAGGCGATGAAGCGGCCCGCTGAGTCTGCGGGTAGGGAGCTGGAGCCGGCTGGTAACAGCCGGCCTAGAGGAATGGTTGTCACGCACTGCTCGCCGCAAGGCGGGCGGGGCGCACAGAATCCGGCTTATCGGCCTGCTTTGCTTCAGTCTTCGGCACGGCCCGGCGCCCGCGCGGCACACCGGGCCGGCCCATCTTCCCTCAGCCTTCGACGATTTCCAGCGTGTGCGTGATCTCGGCCGTCCTGGCCAGCATGATCGACGCCGAGCAGTATTTCTCGTGCGACAGCTTGATGGCGCGCTCGACCGTGGCGGGGTTGAGATTCTTGCCGGTCACCACAAAATGGAAGTTGATGCGGGTGAACACCTTGGGGTCTTCGCCGGCGCGCTCGGCCTGCAGCTGCACGCTGCAGCCGGTGACGTCCTGGCGGCCGCGCTTGAGGATCAGCACCACGTCATAGGCGGTGCAGCCGCCGGTGCCCAGCAGCACCATTTCCATGGGTCGCGGCGCCAGGTTGTGGCCGCCGCCCTCCGGGGCACCGTCCATCGCCACGATATGGCCGCTGCCGGTCTGGGCCACGAAGCTCATGCCGTCGGCGCCCATCCATGTTACTTTGCATTCCATTTTGTTCGTTCCTGTACCTTGTATTGTCGGTTTGCGATCACAAGCGAGTGATCTCGAATCTTGCATTTCCCAGTATATGGCAACGCCGGAGTGGGGACATCGGGGCCGATAACCCTAGGAAATCTGAGGGTTTCCTCTAGTATGACGGTTTGGTGACATGCCTGTCCCTTCTTCAAGTATTTGATTTTTAATGGAAATATGGAGATTTGTCCGTGTCCGTTAACGTTCCGTAATGCGAAATCACATTTCGCACTGCAAATTTCCCTTGCATCCGGGCAAACCCTAGGTATAATTCCAATCATTGAACGACGGCGCTGACAGCGCGCCAGAGTGCGAAAGCGAAGCCCCAGGCCAAGCCCCTCCGCACCGCCCGCAGGTTCCTCCGTCGATCTCCAAGTGTCTCCTCCACCCTCCTCCTTTGGTGGATTCAAACCCAAGCTCAAACGCTTGGGTTTTTTTTCGCCCCTGCATATTGCGCTGGCGCCAGGTGGCCGGGTGCCTCGATCGGCCCATAGCCGCGGCAATTTCGCGGCAATCCGCGGTGATCTTGACGAAAACCGCAGTCTTTGCTTGTGCGCTCGCCACGGTCCCCAGTATAATCGAGGGCTTTTCCGTCATGCCCGCGGAAGAAGAAATGCAGGACCCGGCCACCCATCTCGGGCAGCCACAAGACTTGCAGGGGCGAGCACAAGCCTTCGCGAGTCGGATTACGGGCACGAACTCATAGTCAGGAAAAATCATGAAGACCTTTTCCGCCAAGCCTCACGAGGTAAAGCGCGACTGGTACGTGATTGACGCGACGGACAAAGTCCTCGGCCGTGTCGCCAGCGAAGTGGCACGCCGTCTGCGCGGCAAGCACAAGCCGGAATTCACTCCGCACGTCGACACGGGTGATTACATCATCATCGTCAATGCAGCCAAGCTGCGTGTCACGGGTACCAAGGAAACGGACAAGAAGTACTATCGCCATTCGGGCTACCCGGGCGGTATCTACGAAACGACGTTCGGCAAGATGCAGCAGCGTTTCCCGGGCCGTGCCCTGGAAAAGGCTGTCAAGGGCATGCTGCCGAAGGGTCCGCTGGGCTACGCGATGATCAAGAAGCTGAAGGTGTACGCCGAAGCCGAGCATCCGCACGAAGCGCAGCAGCCCAAGGCGCTGGAAATCTAAGGAGGCCAATCCATGATCGGTAACTGGAATTACGGTACTGGCCGCCGCAAGAGCGCTGTGGCACGTGTCTTCATCAAGTCGGGCAAGGGCGACATCGTCGTCAACGGCAAGCCCATCAAAGAGTATTTCGCTCGCGAAACCTCGCTGATGATCGTGCGCCAGCCGCTGGAACTGACCGCTCACGCTGAAACGTTCGACATCAAGGTCAACGTCACCGGCGGCGGCGAAACCGGCCAGGCCGGCGCAGTGCGCCACGGCATCACCCGCGCCCTGATCGACTACGATGCGACTCTGAAGTCGGCCCTGTCGAAGGCTGGCTACGTCACGCGCGATGCACGTGAAGTCGAGCGTAAGAAGGTCGGCTTCCACAAGGCGCGTCGTCGCAAGCAGTTCTCGAAGCGCTGATGCGTTGTCGCGGGTCCGGCCCGGCCGGATCTGGCGAGACCAGAAAAACCGCACGCTGGCCGTGCGGTTTTTTTTCGTGTGCGGGCTACGGAAGCGGCGGGGTGTTGCCGTCATAGCGGGCAGGCCGCCATACTTTTGTGGGGTATCCGGCCGCGCGCGGCTACAATCACGCCCTGTCGCCGACGGCAAGTCCGGCTTGCCGTCGCGGTTGCGCCACGGGCAGGCCAGCCTGGCACGAACGAGAGAGGAGTGAGAGTCATGCTGTTTTCCAAGAAGAAAGGCCTTTCGATCGATACGCTGATTGGCGAAGACACCGCCATCGACGGCGACCTGGTGTTTGCCGGCGGCCTGCGCCTGGATGGCCGCGTGCGCGGCAACGTGACCGCGGCGCCGGGCAAGCCCAGCATGCTGGTGGTCAGCGAGAAGGGCATGGTCGAGGGCGAGATCAGCGTCGGCCACCTGGTGCTGAACGGCACCGTCAAGGGCCCGGTGCAGGCCGCCGACCTGCTCGAGCTGCAGCCGCAGGCGCGCGTGCTGGGCGACGTGCGCTATGCCGCGCTCGAAATGCACCAGGGCGCGCTGGTCGAGGGCCGCCTGATGCCAATGGTGCAGGGCGAGGTCAAGGCGCTGCCGAACCTGGTCGAGGCCGCGCCGGCGCAGCAAGTGACGGAGGCGGCCGATAACGACCCGGCACCCGCCGGGGAAACTCCCGCTGCCGAAGCCAGTCCCACCGAAAAGGCCGCATAGCGGCGACCCCCGCTGCCGGAAGCCCTTGAAAACACAAGGTTTCGGCACGATTTTCCAGTAGCGCTTAGAATACAGGCGTATCTAAACAGGAGAACACCCCATGAACGCAGTCGCAGAGGCACCCGTTACCGAGGACGTGCCGGCACCGTTCGTCTTTACCGACAGCGCCGCCGACAAGGTCAAGCAGTTGATCGAGGAAGAGGGCAATGCCGAGCTGAAACTGCGCGTGTTCGTGCAGGGCGGCGGCTGCTCCGGCTTCCAGTACGGCTTCACCTTCGACGAGGAAGTCAACGAAGACGACACCACCATGGTCAAGAACGGCGTCACCCTGCTGATCGACTCGATGAGCTACCAGTACCTGGTCGGCGCCGAGATCGACTACAAGGAAGACATCAACGGCGCGCAGTTCGTGATCAAGAACCCGAATGCCTCGACCACCTGCGGTTGCGGCTCGTCGTTCTCGGTCTGAGCGGTCCCGGACTCAACAAGAAACGCACCTTCGGGTGCGTTTTTTGTTGCCTGCGCCGGCTTACTGCGCGGCGCGCCAGACCACCGGAAACCAGTCTTCGCGCAGGCGCTCGCCGGTCTGCTGGCCGATGCCGGGGAACGGCGGCGAAGTCCGCCCGGGCCGCTGCATGAAGCGCACGTCGTCGCCCAGGAACCGGGCCGAAAACGCCCGCCGCCTGCCGGTGCCGGTATTGCCGGCGGCACCATGCACGGTGCGGAAGTCGAACACCACCGCATCGCCCGGTTCCAGTTCCGGGGCGAGCAGTGTGTGGCTGCCGTCTTCCACGTCCGGCATCTCCATGAAGGCATCGTCGCCGCCATAGAAGTTCTCGTTGCTGGCCCAGCGCTTGGGCCGAACCAGCCGCGGCCAGCGATGCGAGCCGGCCACCACGCGCAGCGTATTGGCCTGCGTGACCGGGTCCAGCGGAATCCAGTAGCTCGCGGTCTGGGTGCCGTCGACGCAGTAGTAGGGCAGGTCCTGGTGCCACGGCGTGGGCTTGGCGGTGCCGGGCTCCTTGACCAGGATGTGCTCGTGGAACACCTGCACCGCCTGCGACTGCATGATCTGCCCGGCGATCCCGGCCGCCGCCGACTCGCGGATAAAGGCGGCGAACGCGTCGATGCGCTGCCAGTTGCAATAGTCCTCGAAAAACCGCCCGCCTTCGCCGGCGCGGACGTTCTCGATGGCAAAGGGGCCCGGCTCGGCAAGGTTCTGCGCAAAGCCCTCGCGCAGGCGCTCGACCCAGTCGGTGAAGACGCCGCGCAGGACCAGCACGCCGTCGCGTTGATAGGTGTCGATCTGTTCCCGGGTGATGTCCATGGCGATGTCTGTGGGGGGCGATGGGCCAAGTATCCCCATGCGTC belongs to Cupriavidus taiwanensis and includes:
- a CDS encoding OsmC family protein is translated as MECKVTWMGADGMSFVAQTGSGHIVAMDGAPEGGGHNLAPRPMEMVLLGTGGCTAYDVVLILKRGRQDVTGCSVQLQAERAGEDPKVFTRINFHFVVTGKNLNPATVERAIKLSHEKYCSASIMLARTAEITHTLEIVEG
- a CDS encoding bactofilin family protein gives rise to the protein MLFSKKKGLSIDTLIGEDTAIDGDLVFAGGLRLDGRVRGNVTAAPGKPSMLVVSEKGMVEGEISVGHLVLNGTVKGPVQAADLLELQPQARVLGDVRYAALEMHQGALVEGRLMPMVQGEVKALPNLVEAAPAQQVTEAADNDPAPAGETPAAEASPTEKAA
- a CDS encoding DUF3025 domain-containing protein; its protein translation is MRTQQTAAGAQFAAALAGIDWSRPWFQPFAAQGAALAAAVQDGADLRSALDAHAAALDLRNARGLPLRFVAQHALPHGSAYEAHIHATGEVPTRDNLHDFFNALIWLHFPQAKRALNQIQAAVIAREGVQTARGGVRDAATLFDENAVLFLSTDASLAAALRGFAWKPLFVDARAAWGTDCAVVPFGHALLEKLVQPYKSVTAHAWPLPRVPGDPALDTVLAGSLQAAADAGALRGGRSFAPLPVMGIPGWCDDNAHSDFYADATVFRPGRRRDPDAG
- the erpA gene encoding iron-sulfur cluster insertion protein ErpA, whose amino-acid sequence is MNAVAEAPVTEDVPAPFVFTDSAADKVKQLIEEEGNAELKLRVFVQGGGCSGFQYGFTFDEEVNEDDTTMVKNGVTLLIDSMSYQYLVGAEIDYKEDINGAQFVIKNPNASTTCGCGSSFSV
- the pyrC gene encoding dihydroorotase, producing the protein MTQKLTITRPDDWHLHLRDGAALAAVLPDTARQFARAIVMPNLKPPVTTVAQAQAYRARILAALPAGMQFEPLMTLYLTDNTSAEEIAAAKASGFVHGVKLYPAGATTNSDAGVTDIRRCYPALEAMQRAGLPLLVHGEVTDPAIDIFDREAVFIEQVMSPLRRDMPELKVVFEHITTKDAAQYVRDASGPVGATITAHHLLYNRNAIFTGGIRPHYYCLPVLKRETHREALVAAATSGSERFFLGTDSAPHARGLKEHACGCAGCYTALHAMELYAEAFDAAGALDKLEAFASFNGPAFYGLPRNTGTLTLEREDWELPAELPYGDTTLVPLRGGETLRWKAR
- the rplM gene encoding 50S ribosomal protein L13 produces the protein MKTFSAKPHEVKRDWYVIDATDKVLGRVASEVARRLRGKHKPEFTPHVDTGDYIIIVNAAKLRVTGTKETDKKYYRHSGYPGGIYETTFGKMQQRFPGRALEKAVKGMLPKGPLGYAMIKKLKVYAEAEHPHEAQQPKALEI
- a CDS encoding glycerate kinase type-2 family protein, which translates into the protein MSAAFAGDARALLLETFHAAVAAADPLRIVAQHLPPPYAGGRTLVVGAGKAAASMAAAVERAYAGKATLEGLVVTRYAHGLPTEQIRVIEAGHPVPDESGEQAAAQILAAVQSLTPQDRLLVLVSGGGSSLLSLPAEGIPMADLKATTRELLRCGAPITDMNIVRKHISRIQGGRLAQSSQAPVTTLIVSDVAGDDPSAIASGPTVADPSTFDDALQILRRYGARVPASVQSHLERGARGEVPETPKPGDPLFERVDNLMIATAHGSLEAAAALFRQRGVTPVVLGDTVTGEAREVARVYAALVREIRAYNAPFAAPVALISGGECTVTLPAGGGASKARGGRCSEFLLSLAVELAGMPDVYAIAADTDGIDGSEDNAGALADPTTLARAEAAGMPGQHQLDAHDAWGLFDAIGDLVVTGPTRTNVNDYRAILIL
- the rpsI gene encoding 30S ribosomal protein S9 is translated as MIGNWNYGTGRRKSAVARVFIKSGKGDIVVNGKPIKEYFARETSLMIVRQPLELTAHAETFDIKVNVTGGGETGQAGAVRHGITRALIDYDATLKSALSKAGYVTRDAREVERKKVGFHKARRRKQFSKR